A genomic stretch from Dissulfurispira thermophila includes:
- a CDS encoding N-acetyltransferase, which translates to MIRKAKIADIKHIHKFVNEFAKKEEMLPRSLNDLYEGIRDFFIYEEQGIIKGVCALHILWEDLAEIRSLAVKEEYRRIGIGRSLIKRCLKEAKYFGIKKIFALTYQPEFFKKIGFTEIDKTKLPHKIWGDCVRCPKFPECDEHAVIIYL; encoded by the coding sequence ATGATAAGAAAAGCAAAGATAGCAGATATAAAACATATTCATAAGTTTGTAAATGAGTTTGCCAAAAAAGAAGAAATGCTTCCAAGGTCGCTTAATGACCTATATGAAGGAATAAGGGATTTTTTCATCTATGAGGAGCAAGGGATAATAAAAGGTGTATGTGCCCTGCATATTTTATGGGAAGACCTTGCCGAGATTAGATCCCTTGCTGTAAAAGAGGAGTATCGGAGAATTGGTATAGGAAGGAGCCTTATTAAGAGATGTTTGAAAGAAGCAAAATATTTTGGAATAAAAAAGATTTTTGCCCTCACATATCAACCTGAATTTTTTAAAAAAATAGGATTTACAGAAATAGATAAAACAAAACTGCCTCATAAGATATGGGGTGACTGCGTAAGGTGTCCCAAGTTCCCTGAATGCGATGAGCACGCAGTGATCATCTATCTTTAA
- a CDS encoding 2-oxoacid:acceptor oxidoreductase family protein: MENRIIIAGSGGQGILFLGKLLVYAGMIENKEVTWFPSYGAEMRGGTANCTVIVSDEMIGSPVIRNPDILIAMNEASYNRFSERLLSGGILIYDSSLINVKDRRRDVKIIGVPATEVSASFKNTKGANMIMMGALIGLTNILSIDSAIHAVDEITPARRKESVDTNKELIRKGYGLVKK; the protein is encoded by the coding sequence ATGGAAAACAGAATAATCATAGCAGGATCAGGTGGTCAGGGTATTCTTTTCTTAGGGAAATTATTGGTGTATGCAGGGATGATTGAAAACAAAGAGGTTACATGGTTTCCGTCATATGGCGCTGAGATGAGAGGCGGTACCGCAAACTGCACAGTTATTGTTTCTGATGAAATGATAGGTTCTCCTGTCATTAGAAATCCTGATATACTCATAGCAATGAATGAAGCATCATATAATCGATTTTCTGAAAGACTTCTATCTGGTGGCATCTTAATTTATGATTCCTCTCTAATCAATGTTAAAGACAGGAGAAGGGATGTTAAAATTATTGGGGTACCCGCAACAGAGGTTTCTGCATCTTTTAAAAATACAAAGGGTGCAAATATGATCATGATGGGAGCCCTTATAGGACTTACCAATATCTTAAGTATTGATTCTGCAATTCATGCTGTTGATGAAATAACACCCGCTCGTAGAAAAGAATCTGTAGATACAAATAAAGAACTGATAAGAAAAGGATATGGTCTGGTAAAAAAATAA
- a CDS encoding thiamine pyrophosphate-dependent enzyme, whose product MKKVFERPKSLKATPFRYCPGCGHSLIHRLIAEAIDKLAIKEKTIGIAPVGCAVFAYDYFDIDMIEVAHGRPPAAATGMKRTLPDRIIFSYQGDGDLAAIGTAEIIHAANRGENITVFFVNNATYGMTGGQMAPTTIPEQKTTTTQKGRDIKLSGHPLHVSEMLATLDGVSFIARTSIDSIKNLLNTKSMIEKAFRYQMEEKGFSMLEILSPCPTDWWMTPEKAIDWMRDKMMNIYKIGVLKDKWKTE is encoded by the coding sequence ATGAAAAAGGTATTTGAGAGGCCGAAGAGTCTTAAGGCAACACCGTTTCGTTATTGCCCTGGATGTGGACACAGTTTAATACACAGACTAATAGCAGAGGCCATAGACAAGCTTGCTATTAAAGAAAAAACTATTGGCATCGCTCCTGTAGGGTGTGCTGTGTTTGCATATGATTATTTTGATATTGATATGATAGAGGTTGCACATGGAAGGCCACCTGCTGCTGCAACTGGGATGAAACGAACACTGCCTGACAGGATAATTTTCTCTTATCAGGGAGATGGTGACCTTGCTGCTATTGGTACCGCAGAGATTATCCATGCAGCAAACAGGGGGGAAAATATTACAGTCTTTTTTGTGAATAATGCTACCTATGGAATGACTGGAGGGCAAATGGCTCCAACGACCATCCCTGAACAAAAAACCACTACTACACAAAAAGGCAGAGATATAAAATTATCAGGTCATCCATTACATGTTTCTGAAATGCTTGCTACATTAGATGGAGTTTCTTTTATTGCAAGGACTTCTATTGATTCTATTAAAAATCTTTTGAATACCAAGAGTATGATAGAAAAGGCTTTCAGATATCAGATGGAAGAAAAAGGTTTCAGTATGTTGGAAATATTATCACCCTGCCCTACTGATTGGTGGATGACCCCAGAGAAAGCTATTGACTGGATGAGAGATAAGATGATGAATATATATAAGATTGGGGTTTTAAAGGATAAATGGAAAACAGAATAA
- a CDS encoding Ppx/GppA phosphatase family protein: protein MLSARQSHFSKKYTKDIYSDLIAVIDIGTNTIRFLVGYMKRGNVVRITTDRSVTRLGKDLQKTGTLNKENIKKSIRYIIKLKKLCEEYGVQKIIAVGTSALREANNSEEFLFDVKRNTGIDIEIISGQKEAELTLKGIISSLPDFNNILPLLLVDIGGGSTEWILYNAKYKMQNNTESRNINPSLNMGSVPIGAVKLSESFIKHDPPTPNELMTIKKFLLEKFSNLSLLISCPLLNLIATGGTATTIAAIDMNMNKYDGDIIHLHRISIHTINAIYKRLIALHHEERGRIKGLETERADIIIPGTLILLIFMEVLNIKEVIVSDYGLLEGAIINYHVL, encoded by the coding sequence ATGCTATCAGCGAGACAATCGCATTTTTCCAAAAAATATACTAAAGACATATATTCTGATCTTATTGCAGTTATAGATATAGGGACAAACACAATCAGGTTTTTAGTCGGATATATGAAGAGAGGAAATGTTGTCCGCATTACAACAGACAGATCTGTTACCCGCCTTGGCAAGGACCTGCAAAAAACAGGCACCCTTAATAAGGAGAATATAAAAAAATCAATAAGATATATAATAAAACTTAAAAAGCTATGTGAAGAATATGGAGTACAAAAAATCATTGCTGTTGGAACAAGTGCATTGAGAGAGGCTAATAATAGCGAGGAGTTTTTGTTTGATGTTAAAAGAAATACAGGAATAGATATAGAGATCATATCAGGACAAAAAGAGGCAGAATTAACCTTGAAAGGAATCATTTCATCACTGCCTGATTTTAATAATATATTACCTCTTTTATTAGTTGATATTGGTGGTGGTAGTACTGAATGGATACTTTATAATGCGAAATACAAAATGCAGAATAATACAGAATCCCGAAATATTAACCCCTCACTAAATATGGGCAGTGTCCCCATTGGTGCTGTAAAGTTGTCCGAAAGCTTCATTAAACATGACCCACCTACTCCTAATGAATTGATGACGATAAAGAAATTTTTGCTTGAGAAATTCAGCAACCTCTCACTTCTCATTTCCTGCCCTCTGCTTAATCTTATTGCCACAGGAGGCACTGCCACAACAATAGCAGCTATAGATATGAACATGAATAAATATGATGGAGACATAATACATTTACATAGGATTTCTATTCATACCATTAATGCAATCTATAAAAGATTGATAGCATTACACCACGAAGAGAGAGGTAGAATAAAAGGACTTGAGACAGAAAGGGCTGACATAATCATACCGGGAACTCTCATTTTATTAATTTTTATGGAGGTGTTAAATATTAAAGAGGTTATTGTAAGTGACTACGGGTTGTTGGAAGGAGCGATTATAAATTATCATGTGTTATAA
- a CDS encoding proline--tRNA ligase, which yields MRFSKMFIPTMREVPSEAEAISHKLMLRAGYVRQLASGLYIFLPLGWRVLNKINNILKEEMEAIGAQEISMPILHPAEIWQKTGRWYEIKDEMFRLKDRTDRDMCLGMTHEEIMTWLASKEIRSYRQLPQIWYQIQTKLRDEARPKSGVLRTREFIMKDSYSFDADEEGLEKSYKLHADAYYKIFNRCGLKFYQVESDPGMMGGATAHEFMAPSLAGEDEIIICNSCGYTANIEVAYSISSNIKDSEWEYEEVYTPQKRTVKEVSEFLNINPAYFIKSLLFMTNKGPVLVLIRGDQDLHEKKLTKIIGQFRTATKEEITSILGVEAGFIGPIGHNIRMIADSCLKNGTYITGANKIDYHIKGVKPDLHFKTEWHDLHIVKTGDLCPKCNTPIIIEKAIEIGNIFKLGTKYSVSLNAVFLDKNGQEKPVIMGSYGIGPARIAAAAIEQNHDADGIIWPKSIAPFDIEIIPININDNKTLDVVKMLYQGFIENDIDVLIDDRDERPGIKFKDADLIGIPVHIIIGEKNLKNNQIEIKDRRTKEIKRVSIENAISETIAFFQKIY from the coding sequence ATGAGATTTTCTAAAATGTTCATCCCTACAATGCGTGAGGTTCCGTCAGAGGCAGAGGCTATCAGTCACAAACTTATGCTCAGGGCTGGCTATGTCAGACAGCTCGCATCTGGATTATATATATTTCTCCCACTCGGCTGGCGTGTTTTGAATAAAATAAATAATATTCTTAAAGAAGAAATGGAGGCTATCGGTGCGCAAGAAATATCTATGCCCATACTCCACCCTGCTGAGATATGGCAAAAAACAGGACGATGGTATGAGATAAAGGATGAAATGTTTCGTTTAAAGGACAGAACAGACAGGGACATGTGTCTTGGGATGACGCATGAAGAAATAATGACATGGCTTGCATCAAAAGAAATTCGTTCGTACAGACAGTTACCCCAGATATGGTACCAGATACAGACAAAATTAAGAGACGAAGCCCGTCCTAAAAGCGGCGTATTAAGGACAAGAGAATTTATAATGAAAGATAGTTATAGTTTTGATGCAGATGAAGAAGGACTTGAAAAAAGCTATAAACTTCATGCTGATGCGTATTACAAGATATTCAATAGGTGTGGACTTAAATTTTATCAGGTTGAATCAGACCCTGGAATGATGGGGGGTGCAACTGCTCATGAATTTATGGCACCCAGTCTGGCAGGCGAAGATGAAATTATTATTTGTAATTCATGTGGTTATACTGCTAATATTGAAGTTGCATATTCTATTTCATCTAATATTAAAGACTCTGAATGGGAATATGAAGAGGTCTATACACCTCAAAAAAGGACAGTAAAAGAGGTCTCTGAATTTTTAAATATTAATCCTGCCTATTTTATTAAAAGCCTTTTATTTATGACAAATAAAGGACCTGTTCTTGTCTTGATACGAGGTGACCAGGACCTGCATGAAAAAAAACTCACAAAGATAATCGGTCAGTTCAGGACCGCAACTAAAGAGGAAATAACTTCTATCTTGGGGGTTGAGGCAGGTTTTATAGGGCCAATTGGTCATAATATAAGAATGATTGCAGATTCTTGCCTTAAGAATGGAACATATATAACAGGTGCTAATAAAATTGATTATCATATAAAAGGTGTAAAACCTGACCTTCATTTCAAGACAGAGTGGCATGACCTCCATATAGTAAAGACAGGAGACCTTTGCCCCAAATGTAATACCCCAATTATTATAGAAAAAGCCATTGAAATTGGTAATATTTTTAAACTTGGGACAAAATACTCAGTTTCTCTGAATGCTGTTTTCCTTGATAAAAACGGACAGGAAAAACCTGTAATAATGGGGAGTTATGGCATTGGTCCTGCAAGAATTGCTGCTGCTGCTATAGAGCAAAATCATGATGCAGATGGTATAATATGGCCAAAAAGTATAGCACCCTTTGATATTGAGATAATTCCTATAAATATCAATGACAATAAAACACTTGATGTTGTGAAAATGCTTTATCAAGGATTTATTGAAAACGATATAGATGTTCTTATAGATGACAGGGATGAGAGACCTGGTATTAAATTCAAAGATGCTGATCTTATTGGAATACCAGTACATATTATCATAGGAGAAAAAAATCTAAAAAATAATCAAATAGAAATAAAAGACCGTCGTACGAAGGAAATAAAGAGGGTTTCTATAGAAAATGCTATCAGCGAGACAATCGCATTTTTCCAAAAAATATACTAA
- the mtaB gene encoding tRNA (N(6)-L-threonylcarbamoyladenosine(37)-C(2))-methylthiotransferase MtaB — translation MRIAILTLGCKTNQAESMSIEYALYNSGHQIVNISENPDICVINTCTVTSKADYQSRQLINKALKNNSKVIVTGCYAELNNEELNKIKGDIKTVKNSEKSNIINIIFQKTSSNLFSFNPMPLSRHRPAIKVQDGCNYSCSYCAIPMARGRSRSVELDDVINEIKLYESMGYKEIVLTGIHLGTYGLDLKPKKSLSILLKTILKNTSIPRIRLSSLEVKEIDDEIIELLKDDRVCRHLHIPLQSGDDNILKLMNRTYLSREYISGIEKILKAIPDISLGTDVIVGFPGEGQAEFDNTRKLIESIAFSYLHIFPYSQRPKTKAIELPYHVAGTIKKERVSILRKIGVTKKQEFIKKHIGKTLDIVVEEQIDGKIIGTTKNYIKVVSRERKDVVPGMLVNINILGYDNDVAIGSLVNNL, via the coding sequence ATGAGGATAGCAATTTTAACACTTGGATGTAAAACTAATCAGGCAGAAAGCATGAGCATTGAATATGCTCTGTATAATTCAGGACACCAAATAGTTAATATATCAGAAAATCCAGATATATGTGTTATTAATACATGCACAGTAACATCAAAGGCTGATTATCAATCAAGACAATTAATTAATAAGGCTTTAAAGAATAACTCAAAGGTTATAGTAACAGGATGTTATGCTGAGCTGAACAATGAAGAGTTAAACAAAATCAAAGGTGATATAAAAACAGTTAAAAATAGTGAAAAATCTAATATTATCAATATAATATTTCAAAAAACTTCAAGCAATTTATTTTCATTTAATCCTATGCCTTTGTCACGACATAGACCTGCAATTAAAGTACAAGACGGATGCAATTATTCATGCAGTTATTGTGCTATTCCAATGGCAAGGGGAAGGTCAAGAAGTGTTGAGCTTGATGATGTAATCAACGAAATTAAATTATATGAGTCCATGGGGTATAAAGAAATTGTTCTGACAGGCATTCATCTTGGAACATATGGATTAGATTTAAAACCAAAGAAATCACTTTCAATATTATTAAAAACCATATTAAAAAATACAAGTATTCCAAGAATAAGACTTAGCTCTCTTGAGGTTAAAGAGATAGATGATGAAATTATCGAATTACTTAAAGATGATCGAGTATGCAGGCATCTTCATATACCACTTCAAAGCGGGGATGATAATATTCTAAAACTCATGAACAGAACTTACCTGTCCAGAGAGTATATTTCAGGTATAGAAAAAATACTTAAAGCAATCCCTGATATATCGCTCGGAACAGATGTGATAGTTGGTTTTCCAGGAGAAGGGCAGGCTGAATTTGATAATACCAGAAAGCTTATTGAATCTATAGCTTTTTCTTATCTGCATATATTCCCTTATTCACAAAGACCTAAAACAAAGGCAATAGAATTACCATATCATGTTGCTGGGACAATAAAAAAAGAACGAGTATCTATTCTCAGAAAAATAGGTGTAACTAAAAAACAGGAATTTATCAAAAAACATATAGGTAAAACCCTTGATATTGTAGTAGAAGAACAAATTGATGGAAAAATAATCGGCACAACTAAAAATTACATAAAGGTTGTATCGAGGGAGAGGAAAGATGTAGTGCCGGGAATGCTTGTCAATATTAACATTTTGGGATATGATAATGATGTTGCCATAGGAAGTCTTGTAAATAATCTGTAA
- the miaB gene encoding tRNA (N6-isopentenyl adenosine(37)-C2)-methylthiotransferase MiaB, translated as MKRYYISTFGCQMNVHDSEKMAGILKLEGYEKTDNVKDADFVIFNTCSIRQKAEQKFFSELGRIKKLKKRRPDLTIVVAGCIAQQEGNNIVERASHVDYVLGPQNINALRDIVNLTANHVFLDDNPYITEIELPADRNDNVRAWVNIMYGCDNFCSYCIVPYTRGREKSRASQNIINEIKVLADKGYKEVTLLGQNVNSYKSDMDFPGLLKEINEIKGIKRIRFVTSHPKDLSDELIFAIRDLDKVCEHIHLPLQSGSTKILTLMNRKYTYGDYLKKIEKLRKEIPDIAITSDIIAGFPQETVEDHKDTVRALKEIEFDGIFAFKFSPRPGTKASLMSGHLSDDIKSERLSEILELQNKITEKKNKELKDILQEVLIEGHNEKNPSKFTGRTRTNKVVNISATDDIKTGDIVNVKIICTRRHSLEGEIV; from the coding sequence ATGAAACGATACTACATATCTACCTTTGGCTGTCAGATGAATGTTCATGATTCTGAGAAAATGGCAGGGATATTGAAATTAGAAGGATATGAAAAAACAGACAATGTTAAAGATGCAGATTTCGTAATATTCAATACTTGTAGCATAAGGCAAAAGGCAGAGCAGAAGTTCTTTAGTGAACTTGGAAGAATAAAGAAACTCAAAAAAAGAAGGCCTGATTTAACAATAGTGGTTGCAGGATGTATTGCCCAGCAAGAAGGAAATAACATCGTTGAGAGGGCCTCGCATGTGGATTATGTGCTTGGTCCACAAAATATAAATGCACTAAGGGATATAGTTAATCTTACAGCCAATCATGTTTTTCTTGATGATAACCCTTATATAACAGAAATAGAACTCCCTGCTGATCGCAATGATAATGTGAGGGCATGGGTAAATATAATGTATGGGTGTGATAATTTTTGCAGTTATTGCATAGTGCCATATACAAGGGGCAGAGAAAAGAGTAGGGCGAGTCAGAATATAATAAATGAAATCAAGGTGTTAGCAGATAAAGGTTACAAAGAGGTTACACTTCTTGGGCAGAATGTTAATTCATACAAGAGTGATATGGATTTTCCAGGACTTCTCAAAGAGATAAATGAAATAAAAGGAATAAAAAGGATTCGTTTTGTTACATCACATCCAAAGGATCTTTCTGATGAACTTATATTTGCTATAAGGGATTTAGACAAGGTCTGTGAGCACATCCATCTTCCACTCCAATCAGGTTCAACAAAGATTCTTACTCTGATGAATAGAAAATATACATATGGAGATTATCTCAAGAAAATAGAAAAACTCAGAAAAGAAATACCTGATATAGCAATAACATCAGACATTATCGCTGGTTTTCCTCAAGAGACGGTTGAGGATCATAAAGACACAGTAAGGGCATTAAAAGAAATTGAATTTGATGGTATATTTGCCTTTAAGTTTTCTCCGAGACCCGGTACAAAGGCGTCTTTAATGAGTGGACATCTTTCCGATGATATTAAGTCTGAAAGGCTTTCAGAAATCCTTGAATTGCAAAATAAGATAACAGAGAAAAAAAACAAAGAGTTAAAAGACATACTTCAAGAAGTTCTTATAGAAGGACATAATGAAAAAAATCCTTCCAAATTTACAGGCAGGACAAGGACAAATAAAGTAGTAAACATTAGTGCTACTGATGACATAAAAACTGGGGATATTGTTAATGTAAAAATTATTTGTACGCGCAGACATTCTCTTGAAGGAGAAATAGTTTAA
- a CDS encoding DDE-type integrase/transposase/recombinase, whose protein sequence is MQYDWKEWMLPVNGRPVKVYIHEIILSYSRKKYYCSSLSITTADIIRAIASAIEYFGGIAEEIVIDNPRQMVIAHNNNGVIRYNDEFLRFCGLYGIDTVPCRPYRARTKGKVERPFYYIQEHLLKGLEVEGIARFDGLLYDFTERYNKRTHSDLGESPEERFMRDEKPLLRPIPEVEPAEIFPKEIRSVTNDGYISWAGALYPVPMKHCLRQVKIETLFGKTLKVYSMDGSIIAEHDIRVSDRHKRPVHPEHEQLNREYRERKGAYRSETLKRFKEAFKQQGEVFIEGLKKTVSANMYWHIEEILKLTEIYTAEDITAAMKECIECDSYHKNSIKRLLKSKTPGEPLIENINNPCIARSINITRPLSAYRVMEKEVLA, encoded by the coding sequence ATGCAGTATGACTGGAAGGAATGGATGCTTCCTGTAAATGGCAGACCTGTAAAGGTCTACATCCATGAGATAATCTTAAGCTACAGCAGGAAGAAATATTATTGCAGTTCCTTAAGCATCACCACAGCGGATATAATCAGGGCGATAGCGAGTGCAATAGAGTATTTTGGGGGCATTGCTGAAGAGATTGTTATAGACAATCCCAGACAGATGGTCATTGCTCACAACAACAACGGTGTTATTCGGTATAACGATGAGTTTTTGAGGTTCTGCGGACTTTATGGTATTGATACAGTCCCGTGCAGACCCTATCGGGCAAGGACAAAGGGGAAGGTAGAGAGGCCCTTTTATTACATTCAGGAGCATCTTCTCAAGGGGCTTGAGGTAGAAGGCATTGCACGGTTTGATGGACTTCTGTATGACTTTACAGAAAGATACAATAAAAGGACACACAGTGACCTCGGAGAGAGCCCTGAAGAGAGGTTCATGCGTGATGAAAAACCTCTTCTAAGACCGATACCTGAGGTAGAGCCTGCTGAAATCTTCCCGAAGGAGATACGGAGCGTAACGAATGACGGCTACATAAGCTGGGCTGGTGCATTATACCCTGTGCCCATGAAGCATTGTCTCAGGCAGGTAAAGATAGAGACCCTTTTTGGAAAGACCCTTAAGGTCTATTCAATGGATGGCAGTATCATAGCAGAACATGACATAAGGGTAAGTGACAGGCACAAAAGGCCTGTACATCCAGAACATGAACAGCTCAACAGGGAATATAGGGAGAGGAAAGGGGCATACAGGTCTGAAACTCTTAAAAGATTCAAAGAGGCATTCAAACAGCAGGGAGAGGTCTTCATAGAAGGCTTAAAGAAGACAGTCAGTGCCAACATGTACTGGCATATAGAAGAGATACTGAAACTCACAGAGATTTACACTGCCGAGGACATAACAGCCGCCATGAAGGAGTGCATTGAATGCGACTCATACCACAAAAACAGCATAAAGAGGCTTCTTAAAAGCAAGACCCCTGGAGAACCTCTAATAGAGAACATAAACAACCCCTGTATTGCACGATCCATTAACATAACGAGACCCCTTTCAGCATACAGGGTTATGGAAAAGGAGGTTCTGGCATGA
- a CDS encoding helix-turn-helix domain-containing protein yields the protein MYKWQQVRVLRQKGETIKGIARQLKLSRNTVRKYLRKDEPPQFKARQYERLLDPYEEVIKEMLKRASLARGYTMSSRNRATEALFPLCIVICQG from the coding sequence ATGTATAAGTGGCAGCAGGTAAGGGTATTAAGGCAGAAGGGTGAGACCATTAAGGGGATAGCGAGGCAGTTGAAGCTATCGAGGAACACGGTGAGGAAGTATCTGAGGAAGGATGAACCTCCGCAATTCAAAGCAAGGCAGTATGAAAGGCTACTTGACCCTTATGAGGAAGTGATAAAGGAAATGCTCAAAAGGGCTTCATTGGCACGAGGATATACAATGAGCTCAAGGAACAGGGCTACGGAGGCTCTCTTTCCTCTGTGCATCGTTATCTGTCAGGGATAA
- a CDS encoding MraY family glycosyltransferase, whose translation MILVLLISFIFSAVTALMLIRYTYKNEDFGIDVVNSGPQKFHARPTPRIGGIAIFIGFLAGLSIMITKGVDIKFLGFLVLSSLPVFIGGLAEDITKKVNALKRLIMVFCGVTIGYFLLDIKLTRFDMPFIDALLNFGVFSLAFTLIAIGGVTNAMNIIDGYNGLSGMIAFMIFTSLGYVSFMVGDFLLLRINAVMAGAVMGFLIWNYPRGLIFAGDGGAYFMGFMIANVSVLLVNRHIEVSPWFPFLLVIYPVWETLFSIYRRRFLRGTKVGIPDAMHLHQLIYKRLLYWLTSSNGKRHITIRNSMVSPYLWAFSLLSMVPAVLFWRYTLILAFFVSVFIVIYIWLYWRIVRFKTPEWLIIRNHKN comes from the coding sequence ATGATCCTTGTCCTTTTAATTTCATTTATTTTTTCTGCTGTTACAGCACTTATGCTTATTCGTTATACCTATAAGAATGAAGACTTTGGCATTGATGTGGTTAATAGTGGTCCGCAGAAATTTCATGCACGACCAACACCAAGAATTGGCGGTATAGCAATTTTTATAGGATTTTTAGCAGGGTTATCCATTATGATTACAAAAGGTGTTGATATTAAGTTTTTAGGTTTTCTTGTGCTTTCCTCTCTTCCTGTTTTTATAGGTGGACTTGCAGAAGACATCACAAAAAAAGTTAATGCATTGAAGCGTCTTATTATGGTTTTTTGTGGAGTAACTATCGGTTATTTCTTGCTTGATATAAAATTAACAAGATTTGATATGCCTTTTATTGATGCATTACTTAATTTTGGTGTATTTTCTCTTGCTTTCACACTAATAGCTATAGGTGGTGTTACTAATGCAATGAATATTATAGACGGATACAACGGACTTTCAGGGATGATTGCCTTTATGATTTTTACATCTTTAGGATATGTTTCATTTATGGTTGGTGATTTCTTACTTCTGAGAATAAATGCTGTTATGGCAGGTGCTGTAATGGGTTTTCTTATATGGAATTATCCAAGGGGGTTGATATTTGCAGGTGATGGAGGTGCATATTTTATGGGATTTATGATAGCAAACGTCTCTGTGCTTTTAGTCAATAGACACATAGAAGTATCGCCATGGTTTCCTTTTTTGCTTGTTATATATCCTGTATGGGAGACATTGTTTTCGATCTACCGCAGAAGATTTTTAAGAGGAACTAAAGTGGGTATCCCTGATGCAATGCATCTACATCAACTGATATATAAAAGACTTCTATATTGGCTTACCAGTTCTAATGGAAAAAGGCATATCACCATCAGAAATTCTATGGTGTCTCCATATTTATGGGCATTTTCATTATTGAGCATGGTGCCTGCTGTGCTTTTTTGGCGATATACTTTAATATTGGCTTTCTTTGTTTCAGTATTTATCGTTATATATATATGGCTTTACTGGCGGATAGTTCGGTTTAAGACACCGGAGTGGTTGATTATAAGAAACCACAAAAATTAA
- a CDS encoding transposase yields MEEEVTIYLGRDYYERTNRANGSRRWSKIRTIKVGNGDIQIEMPQAKSIFGPFHSKILPPRMTQMDKIQEVKNKSMRGKIVCKKSLKQMAKVILVVMLLRLYVKKRYEVLYR; encoded by the coding sequence ATAGAAGAAGAAGTGACGATATATCTTGGGAGGGATTATTACGAAAGGACTAACAGAGCTAATGGTAGCAGGAGGTGGTCAAAGATAAGGACAATCAAGGTTGGCAATGGGGATATACAGATTGAGATGCCACAGGCGAAGAGCATCTTTGGTCCATTTCACTCTAAGATATTGCCACCGAGGATGACACAGATGGATAAGATACAAGAGGTAAAAAATAAAAGTATGAGGGGTAAAATTGTATGCAAAAAATCTTTGAAGCAGATGGCAAAGGTTATATTGGTGGTCATGTTGTTAAGGCTTTATGTGAAAAAAAGATATGAGGTGTTATATAGATGA